A single Vicia villosa cultivar HV-30 ecotype Madison, WI unplaced genomic scaffold, Vvil1.0 ctg.000732F_1_1, whole genome shotgun sequence DNA region contains:
- the LOC131630767 gene encoding uncharacterized protein LOC131630767 produces MLAGAIGQIPPANAGNRNGDDDEYRAFGRFQRNNPPVFEGEHEPDKAQAWLKAIEKIFRRFEEDGIEVTWDLFRDVFLENYFPEDCRGKKEVEFLELKQGNGTVAVYAANFQELIKYCPHYNTANAERSKCLKFGHKAAECKKEVTTCFKCGKYGHIATNCRGGSNVTCFNCGEKGHVSTKCNKPKKEQAKGKVFALSGVGATTDERLIQATLDVREKRTIEDLPIVWEFAEDVRFRAERVEESTRRIAWEEIYSS; encoded by the exons ATGTTGGCTGGTGCTATTGGTCAGATTCCTCCAGCGAATGCGGGTAACCggaatggagatgatgatgagtaCCGTGCTTTCGGGagattccagaggaacaatcctcctgtcTTTGAGGGTGAACATGAACctgataaagctcaagcttggctGAAGGCTATTGAGAAGATCTTCAGA AGGTTTGAAGAAGATGGCATTGAggttacttgggatcttttccgTGATGTCTTCTTGGAGAACTACTTTCCAGAAGATTGTCGTGGgaagaaagaggtggagttccttgagttgaagcaaggaaatggtactgTTGCTGTTTATGCTgctaattttcaagagcttatcaagtattgtcctcactatAATACTGCTAATGCTGAGAGATCTAAATgcttgaagttt GGTCATAAAGCTGCGGAGTGCAAGAAGGAGGTtactacttgtttcaagtgtggcaagtatGGTCACATAGCTACTAATTGTAGAGGTGGTTCGAatgtgacttgtttcaactgtggagagAAAGGCCATGTTAGTACAAAATGCaacaagccaaagaaggagcaagcaaAAGGAAAAGTGTTCGCATTGTCTGGTGTGGGAGCCACTACTGATGAGAGactaatccaag CGACCTTAGATGTGCGCGAGAAGAGAACCATTGAAGATTTGCCTATAGTTTGGGAatttgcggag gatgtccgcTTCAGAGCTgagagagttgaagagtcaactagaCGAATTGCTTGGGAAGAGATTTATTCATCCTAG